One genomic window of Kaistia geumhonensis includes the following:
- a CDS encoding glutamine amidotransferase, with amino-acid sequence MKPPVLIVLHQEHSTPGRVGLRLVERGHRLDIRRPRFGDPLPETLADHAGAIVFGGPMSANDDEDYVRREIDWLAVPLAEKAPLLGICLGAQMLARHLGSPVGQRGDGLVEIGYYPLKPTDEGAALLPWPSKVYQWHREGFDLPPGAELLATGDLFANQAFRYGPTAFGLQFHIELTLLMMNRWTTRGAERFALPGAQGRHAHLEGRALYDAECSAFLDRFLEMWLALPRG; translated from the coding sequence ATGAAACCACCCGTCCTGATCGTCCTACACCAGGAGCATTCTACACCCGGCCGGGTGGGGCTGCGCCTCGTCGAGCGCGGCCATCGTCTCGACATCCGCCGGCCGCGCTTCGGCGACCCACTGCCCGAGACGCTGGCGGACCACGCCGGGGCCATCGTGTTCGGCGGTCCGATGAGCGCCAATGACGACGAGGACTATGTCCGCCGCGAGATCGACTGGCTGGCGGTTCCGCTCGCCGAGAAGGCGCCGCTGCTCGGCATCTGCCTCGGGGCGCAGATGCTGGCGCGTCATCTCGGGTCCCCGGTCGGCCAGCGCGGCGACGGGCTGGTGGAGATCGGCTACTACCCGCTGAAGCCGACCGACGAAGGGGCGGCGCTGTTGCCATGGCCGAGCAAGGTCTATCAGTGGCACCGCGAGGGCTTCGACCTGCCGCCCGGGGCCGAGCTGCTCGCCACCGGCGATCTCTTCGCCAACCAGGCCTTCCGCTACGGTCCGACCGCCTTCGGGCTCCAGTTCCACATCGAATTGACGCTGCTGATGATGAACCGCTGGACGACCCGGGGCGCCGAGCGCTTCGCGCTGCCCGGCGCGCAGGGACGCCACGCGCATCTCGAGGGGCGGGCGCTCTACGACGCCGAATGCTCCGCCTTCCTCGACCGCTTCCTCGAAATGTGGCTGGCGCTGCCGCGGGGCTGA
- a CDS encoding TerB family tellurite resistance protein, with protein MLKALKSFLSELTGEGGEARRFGADDTRLASAALLYHVIAIDGTVSPSERQRLHDLLMSRYGLGSEETDTLIEEAQVADQEAVDLFRFTQVLKDRMPEDDRAAIIAMMWDLVFQDGTLHEFEDNTIWRVAELLGVPSNVRLQLKRAARDGGLASADGAFFGRPMRPT; from the coding sequence ATGCTGAAGGCCCTGAAGAGCTTCCTGTCCGAACTGACCGGCGAGGGCGGCGAGGCCCGCCGTTTCGGCGCCGACGACACGCGGCTCGCTTCCGCGGCGCTGCTCTATCATGTGATCGCCATCGACGGGACGGTGTCCCCGTCCGAGCGCCAACGTCTGCACGACCTGCTGATGAGCCGGTACGGGCTCGGCTCCGAGGAGACCGATACGCTGATCGAGGAGGCGCAGGTCGCCGACCAGGAAGCGGTCGATCTTTTCCGTTTCACGCAGGTGCTGAAGGACCGGATGCCGGAGGACGATCGCGCGGCGATCATCGCCATGATGTGGGACCTCGTCTTCCAGGACGGAACCCTGCACGAATTCGAGGACAACACGATCTGGCGCGTGGCCGAGTTGCTCGGCGTGCCGAGCAATGTCCGCCTGCAGCTGAAGCGAGCGGCCCGAGACGGCGGTCTCGCCTCCGCCGACGGCGCCTTTTTCGGCAGGCCGATGCGACCAACTTGA
- the infA gene encoding translation initiation factor IF-1: MAKEEALEFEGTVVEVLPDAKFRVELENGHVVVAYTAGRMKKNRIKTLAGDRVTVEMTPYDLDRARLVFRHKGESMAPPSSKTPFRGGAARRR, encoded by the coding sequence ATGGCGAAGGAAGAAGCGCTCGAGTTCGAAGGAACCGTCGTCGAGGTCCTGCCCGACGCGAAGTTCCGCGTGGAACTCGAGAATGGGCATGTCGTCGTCGCCTACACGGCGGGCCGGATGAAGAAGAATCGAATCAAGACCCTGGCGGGTGACCGCGTCACGGTCGAGATGACGCCATACGATCTCGATCGTGCAAGGCTGGTCTTCCGGCACAAGGGCGAGTCGATGGCTCCGCCATCGTCGAAAACGCCCTTCCGCGGTGGCGCGGCGCGGCGCCGCTGA
- a CDS encoding cold-shock protein has protein sequence MATGTVKWFNATKGYGFIQPDQGGQDVFVHISAVERAGLSTLRDGAKISYELETDRRGKTSATNLKVS, from the coding sequence ATGGCGACGGGTACTGTTAAGTGGTTCAACGCGACCAAGGGCTACGGTTTCATCCAGCCCGATCAGGGTGGTCAGGACGTGTTCGTCCATATCAGCGCCGTTGAGCGCGCTGGTCTGTCGACGCTCCGCGACGGCGCCAAGATCTCCTACGAGCTCGAGACGGATCGCCGGGGCAAGACCTCCGCGACGAACCTGAAGGTCTCCTGA
- a CDS encoding DEAD/DEAH box helicase, with the protein MNQSKNFADLALAEPLLRALGAAGLVTPTPIQAEAIPALLEGRDMLGIAQTGTGKTAAFGLPLLQHLARRAEGLQPKSVRALILAPTRELAMQIDEELRKFGRFLGIRHALVFGGVGHTPQIRALEKGVDILVATPGRLLDHLDSGVVKLDRVQYLVLDEADRMLDMGFVRDVMKIVGRLPEERQSLLFSATMPAEVAQLSKRILKDPLRVEVTPEVVTVERIDQRLYHVPAGEKRGFLVDLLSDETMRRVIVFTRTKHGADRVAQHLSKARIETLALHGNKSQGARQKALAGFKDGSLRVLVATDIAARGIDVSDVTHVVNFDLPDEPEAYVHRIGRTARAGREGVAYSLFDAGESQRLKAIERLIRRPIPEVATRYKLHAPSSRPVADSDRGADLQREGRPMPQKSKKNRWRSQQRRRAA; encoded by the coding sequence TTGAATCAATCGAAAAATTTCGCGGATTTGGCCCTCGCCGAACCGCTGCTGCGTGCGCTTGGCGCGGCTGGTCTCGTGACCCCGACGCCGATCCAGGCAGAGGCGATCCCCGCGTTGCTCGAAGGTCGCGACATGCTCGGCATCGCGCAGACCGGCACCGGCAAGACCGCCGCTTTCGGCCTTCCCCTTCTCCAGCATCTCGCCCGCCGCGCCGAAGGCCTGCAGCCGAAGAGCGTGCGTGCCCTGATCCTCGCGCCGACCCGCGAACTCGCCATGCAGATCGACGAGGAGCTGCGCAAGTTCGGCCGCTTCCTCGGCATCCGCCATGCGCTCGTCTTCGGCGGCGTTGGCCACACCCCGCAGATCCGCGCCCTCGAAAAGGGCGTCGACATTCTGGTCGCGACCCCCGGCCGCCTGCTCGATCACCTCGATTCCGGCGTCGTGAAGCTCGACCGCGTCCAGTATCTCGTCCTCGACGAGGCCGACCGCATGCTCGACATGGGCTTCGTGCGCGACGTCATGAAGATCGTCGGCCGCCTGCCCGAGGAGCGGCAGTCGCTGCTGTTCTCGGCCACCATGCCGGCCGAAGTCGCCCAGCTCTCGAAGCGCATCCTCAAGGATCCGCTCCGGGTCGAGGTGACGCCCGAGGTGGTGACGGTCGAACGCATCGACCAGCGCCTCTACCATGTCCCGGCCGGCGAGAAGCGCGGCTTCCTCGTCGATCTTCTGTCCGACGAGACCATGCGCCGGGTCATCGTGTTCACGCGCACCAAGCACGGCGCCGACCGTGTGGCGCAGCATCTTTCCAAGGCTCGCATCGAGACTCTCGCCCTGCACGGCAACAAGTCCCAGGGTGCGCGCCAGAAGGCTCTCGCGGGGTTCAAGGACGGCAGTCTCCGCGTGCTCGTCGCGACCGACATTGCCGCACGCGGCATCGACGTCTCCGACGTGACTCACGTCGTCAATTTCGACCTCCCCGACGAACCGGAAGCCTATGTCCATCGCATTGGACGGACGGCCCGCGCCGGTCGCGAAGGGGTGGCTTACTCTCTCTTCGACGCTGGCGAATCCCAGCGGCTGAAGGCGATCGAGCGGCTCATCCGCCGCCCGATCCCGGAGGTCGCGACGCGATACAAGCTCCATGCGCCCAGCTCCCGCCCGGTCGCCGACAGCGACCGTGGCGCCGATCTGCAGCGCGAAGGGCGTCCCATGCCTCAAAAGAGCAAGAAAAACCGGTGGCGCAGCCAACAACGCCGCCGCGCGGCTTGA
- a CDS encoding DMT family transporter: MSSPPSAAGSRRAALSGPVLGILLMILGIFLFSLNDALGKWLVGTYSVSMVLLFRSIAALVLLAPFVHRDGGIRGLMAAPRPWVQLARVALATLEVGFFYWSVRYLPLADVMTYYLAGPIYVAALSALVLKERIDARRWAAILVGFVGVIIVLKPSAASLTPPAFVAITGSFVFAVLMLVTRQLRGTKDSTLLAFTTTAAMMAGAVTAPFAWVTPTLRDFGLLSLVGVVALVASLCVNRSLKLAPASVVVPYQYTMILWAGLFGYVFFGDAPKLNLIIGALIIVAAGLYIFLREQKDAKAGSGETVAEEVGQTMSAQP; the protein is encoded by the coding sequence ATGTCCTCCCCCCCATCCGCCGCCGGATCCCGCCGCGCCGCCCTGTCCGGGCCGGTGCTCGGCATCCTTCTCATGATCCTCGGGATCTTCCTGTTCTCGCTGAACGACGCGCTCGGGAAGTGGCTGGTCGGCACCTATTCCGTGAGCATGGTGCTGCTGTTCCGCTCGATCGCGGCGCTGGTGCTGCTCGCGCCCTTCGTCCATCGAGACGGCGGCATCAGGGGGCTGATGGCGGCGCCCAGGCCATGGGTCCAGCTCGCCCGCGTCGCGCTGGCGACGCTCGAGGTCGGGTTCTTCTACTGGTCGGTGCGCTACCTGCCGCTGGCCGATGTCATGACCTACTACCTTGCCGGCCCGATCTATGTGGCGGCGCTGTCGGCGCTCGTGCTCAAGGAGCGGATCGACGCGCGACGCTGGGCGGCGATCCTCGTCGGCTTCGTCGGCGTAATCATCGTGCTGAAGCCGTCGGCGGCGAGCCTGACGCCGCCAGCCTTCGTCGCCATCACCGGCTCCTTCGTGTTCGCCGTGCTGATGCTGGTGACGCGGCAGTTGCGCGGGACCAAGGACAGCACGCTGCTGGCCTTCACCACGACGGCCGCCATGATGGCCGGCGCGGTCACGGCGCCGTTCGCCTGGGTGACGCCGACGCTGCGCGATTTCGGGCTGCTCTCTCTGGTGGGCGTGGTCGCCCTTGTCGCCAGCCTCTGCGTCAACCGCTCGCTGAAGCTCGCCCCGGCTTCGGTCGTCGTGCCCTACCAGTACACGATGATCCTGTGGGCCGGCCTCTTCGGCTATGTGTTCTTCGGCGACGCGCCGAAGCTCAACCTTATCATCGGCGCGTTGATCATCGTCGCTGCCGGACTCTACATTTTCCTGCGCGAGCAGAAGGATGCGAAGGCGGGAAGCGGCGAAACGGTGGCCGAGGAGGTCGGGCAGACCATGTCCGCCCAACCCTGA
- a CDS encoding TIGR02300 family protein, translating to MAKPELGTKRVDPETGKKFYDLNRDPIVSPYTGQSYPRSFFEAGPVRARPSTARDVEEEDQDEEEAPEAAEFISLEEADSEAGDAGAVETDSEDEDVVIGEDEPDDVFIEEEEEEGDDVTDIIGGVDDEEP from the coding sequence GTGGCGAAACCGGAACTCGGCACAAAGCGTGTCGACCCCGAGACGGGGAAGAAATTCTACGATCTGAATCGCGACCCGATCGTCTCGCCCTATACCGGGCAGTCCTATCCGCGGTCCTTCTTCGAGGCCGGCCCCGTCCGTGCCCGTCCGTCCACGGCTCGTGACGTCGAGGAAGAGGATCAGGACGAGGAGGAGGCGCCCGAGGCCGCCGAGTTCATCAGCCTCGAGGAGGCCGATTCCGAGGCGGGCGATGCCGGCGCGGTCGAGACGGACAGCGAGGACGAGGATGTTGTGATCGGCGAGGACGAGCCGGACGACGTCTTCATCGAGGAAGAGGAAGAAGAGGGCGACGACGTCACCGACATCATCGGCGGCGTCGACGACGAGGAGCCGTAA
- a CDS encoding 3-phosphoshikimate 1-carboxyvinyltransferase, which translates to MISTPPLPDPAAPARHDVASRGALGSRPSGPLAGTLALPGDRGVASRALALGALAIGETVLSGISPSADLDPMLAALRAFGAEASYAGDDRITVRGLGVGGLLEPEAVIDCGDRAATAELLLGLAAGHGFATTFTGGRAGRAESLTRIIDPLRRMGVGIISRSRDRLPLSVRGPETPLPADLKLSDAAAEAKAALLLAALSAPGVTSLTEAATAPDAIETLLPAFGAALEIEDSTDGARTLRLEGRRDLKPQKLVIPGDPVLAAFPMVAALIVEGSAVRLRGAAMGRSRLALVETLTAMGATITLSDRHMAAGEPVADLVVAAGPLKAVTVAPARAAALFDVLPALAVAAAFADGRTVIEGLGALRRRAGDPIGALVTTLRACGVACEEGPESLAITGAERIAGGSRLAAPGDGALAMALLVLGLRAEEGVVIEDAGTAVADWPGFAVAMGSLGAAIASTDSTAA; encoded by the coding sequence ATGATCTCGACACCACCCCTTCCGGACCCTGCCGCTCCCGCGCGGCACGACGTTGCGAGCCGCGGCGCGCTCGGCAGCCGCCCGTCGGGACCTCTTGCGGGCACGCTGGCGCTGCCCGGCGATCGGGGCGTCGCCAGCCGCGCCCTCGCGCTCGGCGCCCTCGCCATCGGCGAGACGGTCCTTTCCGGCATCTCGCCGTCCGCCGATCTCGACCCGATGCTTGCCGCGCTGCGCGCTTTCGGCGCCGAAGCGAGTTACGCCGGCGACGACCGGATCACGGTCCGCGGGCTCGGCGTCGGCGGCCTGCTGGAGCCGGAAGCGGTGATCGATTGCGGCGACCGCGCCGCGACGGCGGAGTTGCTCCTCGGCCTCGCGGCCGGCCACGGCTTCGCGACGACTTTCACCGGCGGCCGCGCGGGGCGCGCCGAGTCGCTCACAAGGATCATCGACCCGCTGCGCCGCATGGGCGTCGGCATCATCAGCCGTTCGCGCGACCGCCTGCCGCTCTCCGTGCGCGGTCCCGAAACGCCGCTGCCGGCCGATCTCAAGCTTTCGGACGCCGCCGCCGAGGCCAAGGCGGCGCTTTTGCTGGCGGCGCTTTCGGCGCCGGGCGTGACCAGCCTCACGGAAGCCGCGACGGCGCCCGACGCCATCGAGACGCTGCTGCCGGCCTTCGGCGCGGCGCTCGAGATCGAGGACTCGACGGACGGCGCGCGCACCCTCCGTCTCGAGGGACGGCGCGATCTGAAGCCGCAGAAGCTCGTCATTCCCGGCGACCCCGTGCTCGCTGCCTTTCCGATGGTCGCCGCCCTCATCGTCGAGGGATCGGCGGTAAGGCTTAGGGGCGCCGCGATGGGTCGCTCCCGCCTCGCTCTCGTCGAGACGCTGACAGCGATGGGCGCGACGATCACGCTCTCGGACCGGCACATGGCGGCGGGCGAGCCGGTGGCCGATCTCGTCGTCGCGGCCGGCCCGCTGAAGGCCGTCACCGTCGCGCCCGCCCGCGCCGCCGCTCTGTTCGACGTCCTTCCGGCACTGGCCGTGGCGGCGGCCTTCGCCGACGGCCGCACCGTCATCGAGGGCCTCGGCGCGCTGCGGCGACGGGCGGGCGATCCGATCGGCGCGCTCGTGACCACCCTCAGGGCCTGCGGCGTCGCCTGCGAGGAAGGACCGGAATCGCTCGCCATCACCGGCGCCGAACGGATCGCCGGCGGGTCCAGGCTCGCCGCCCCCGGCGATGGCGCCCTGGCGATGGCGCTTCTGGTGCTCGGCCTTCGCGCGGAAGAGGGCGTGGTGATCGAGGACGCCGGTACCGCGGTCGCCGACTGGCCGGGCTTCGCCGTCGCGATGGGCTCGCTCGGAGCCGCCATCGCGTCAACGGACAGTACAGCAGCATGA
- the cmk gene encoding (d)CMP kinase, whose protein sequence is MIIAIDGPAGAGKGTLAARLAAHYGYHYLDTGLLYRAVGHQMAERGLDLDDAAAAGDVARALDPSHLAEGELRGREAGERASRVAVHPPVRSALVEFQRAFALRKPGTVLDGRDIGTAICPDADVKLYVTASPEVRARRRTDELNAKGRDVDYERILAEIRERDERDAGRASAPLRKAEDAVLIDTSALDIDGVFRAAVDIIDAKRGQIGTNTA, encoded by the coding sequence ATGATCATTGCCATCGACGGACCGGCCGGCGCCGGCAAGGGGACGCTCGCGGCGCGCCTCGCGGCCCATTACGGCTACCATTATCTCGATACCGGTCTTCTCTATCGCGCGGTCGGCCACCAGATGGCCGAGCGCGGGCTCGATCTCGACGACGCCGCGGCGGCGGGTGATGTCGCGCGGGCGCTCGACCCCTCACATCTCGCGGAAGGGGAACTGCGCGGTCGCGAGGCCGGCGAACGCGCCTCGCGCGTCGCGGTGCACCCCCCGGTGCGGTCGGCGCTCGTCGAGTTCCAGCGCGCCTTCGCCCTTCGAAAGCCCGGCACCGTGCTCGACGGCCGCGACATCGGCACCGCGATCTGCCCCGATGCCGATGTGAAGCTCTATGTCACCGCCTCGCCCGAGGTGAGGGCCCGGCGGCGGACCGACGAGCTCAACGCCAAGGGGCGCGACGTCGACTATGAACGCATCCTCGCGGAGATCCGCGAGCGCGACGAGCGCGACGCCGGCCGCGCCTCCGCGCCGCTCCGAAAGGCCGAAGACGCCGTGCTCATCGATACCAGCGCGCTCGATATCGACGGCGTGTTCCGCGCCGCCGTCGATATCATCGACGCGAAACGGGGCCAAATCGGCACGAATACGGCCTAA
- the rpsA gene encoding 30S ribosomal protein S1: MASTNPSREDFASLLEESFQKEDLFEGSVVKGTVVAIEKDLAVIDVGLKTEGRVALKEFNGPGRDQPIQVGDVVEVYLERVENALGEAVLSRDKARREESWVRLEEQFNKNEKVTGVIFNQVKGGFTVDLDGAVAFLPRSQVDIRPVRDVGPLMHTPQPFQILKMDKRRGNIVVSRRTVLEETRAEQRSELVQSLEEGQIIEGVVKNITDYGAFVDLGGIDGLLHVTDIAWRRINHPTEVLSIGQTVRVQIIRVNHETHRISLGMKQLEADPWSGIEAKYPVNAKFSGRVTNITDYGAFVELEPGIEGLIHVSEMSWTKKNVHPGKIVSTSQEVEVVILEVDPVKRRISLGLKQTLANPWETFSDKYPVGSIVEGEVKNKTEFGLFIGLDGDVDGMVHLSDLDWNRPGEQVIDEYNRGDMVKAQVLDVDIDKERISLGIKQVGGDPFVEASGEIRKGAVVTCEVIAVNEGGIEVRIADSDLTTFIRRADLSRDRSEQRPERFAPGEKVDARVTNFDKKARKVSVSIKALEIAEEKEAVAQFGSSDSGASLGDILGAALKARQNDE; the protein is encoded by the coding sequence ATGGCCTCTACCAATCCGTCCCGCGAAGATTTTGCTTCCCTGCTCGAGGAGTCCTTCCAGAAGGAAGACCTGTTCGAGGGCAGCGTCGTCAAGGGCACCGTCGTCGCGATCGAGAAGGATCTCGCGGTCATCGACGTCGGCCTGAAGACCGAGGGACGTGTCGCCCTCAAGGAATTCAACGGCCCCGGCCGCGATCAGCCGATCCAGGTCGGCGACGTCGTCGAGGTCTATCTCGAGCGCGTCGAGAACGCCCTCGGTGAAGCCGTTCTCTCGCGCGACAAGGCGCGCCGCGAAGAGAGCTGGGTCCGCCTCGAGGAGCAGTTCAACAAGAACGAGAAGGTCACGGGCGTCATCTTCAACCAGGTCAAGGGTGGCTTCACCGTCGACCTGGACGGCGCCGTCGCCTTCCTGCCGCGTTCGCAGGTCGATATCCGCCCGGTGCGCGACGTCGGCCCGCTGATGCACACGCCGCAGCCCTTCCAGATCCTCAAGATGGACAAGCGCCGCGGCAACATCGTCGTGTCGCGCCGTACCGTCCTCGAAGAGACCCGCGCCGAGCAGCGTTCGGAGCTGGTGCAGAGCCTCGAGGAAGGCCAGATCATCGAGGGCGTCGTCAAGAACATCACCGACTACGGTGCGTTCGTCGACCTCGGCGGCATCGACGGCCTCCTGCATGTCACCGACATCGCTTGGCGTCGCATCAACCATCCGACCGAGGTGCTCTCGATCGGCCAGACCGTCCGCGTGCAGATCATCCGCGTCAATCACGAGACGCACCGCATCTCGCTCGGCATGAAGCAGCTCGAGGCCGATCCGTGGTCGGGCATCGAGGCGAAGTATCCGGTCAACGCCAAGTTCTCGGGCCGCGTCACGAACATCACCGACTACGGTGCGTTCGTCGAACTGGAACCGGGCATCGAGGGCCTGATCCACGTCTCCGAGATGTCCTGGACGAAGAAGAACGTCCATCCCGGCAAGATCGTCTCCACCTCTCAGGAAGTCGAAGTCGTCATCCTCGAGGTCGATCCGGTCAAGCGCCGCATCTCGCTCGGCCTCAAGCAGACGCTCGCCAATCCGTGGGAGACCTTCTCCGACAAGTATCCGGTCGGCTCGATCGTCGAGGGTGAGGTCAAGAACAAGACCGAGTTCGGTCTGTTCATCGGCCTCGACGGCGACGTCGATGGCATGGTCCACCTGTCGGACCTCGACTGGAACCGTCCGGGCGAGCAGGTCATCGACGAGTACAACCGCGGCGACATGGTCAAGGCGCAGGTGCTCGACGTCGACATCGACAAGGAGCGCATCTCGCTCGGCATCAAGCAGGTCGGCGGCGATCCGTTCGTCGAGGCTTCGGGCGAGATCCGCAAGGGCGCCGTCGTGACCTGCGAGGTCATCGCGGTGAACGAGGGCGGCATCGAGGTTCGCATCGCGGACTCCGATCTCACCACCTTCATCCGTCGCGCCGATCTGTCGCGCGACCGTTCGGAGCAGCGCCCCGAGCGCTTCGCTCCCGGCGAGAAGGTCGACGCCCGCGTCACCAACTTCGACAAGAAGGCCCGCAAGGTCTCCGTCTCCATCAAGGCGCTCGAAATCGCCGAGGAGAAGGAAGCCGTGGCGCAGTTCGGTTCGTCCGACTCGGGCGCTTCGCTCGGCGACATCCTGGGCGCGGCCCTGAAGGCCCGTCAGAACGACGAGTAA
- the sppA gene encoding signal peptide peptidase SppA yields the protein MALGAEDIIERRRLRRKLVFWRVLGVLAFIAAVVVAAMLAAGPERLAGRAMPHVARISIDGFITDDREQLELIDRLARNDAVRAVIVSIDSGGGATVGGEALYDKLRALSARKPTVASIKTLGASAAYMAAIATDQVFAYRSSITGSIGVLFQSPELSEAMKKLGIGLTEVKSSPLKAAPSPFQPASPESLAVIKSLIDDTYNWFVDIVAERRKLDRPTAVTLADGRVYSGQQAKAAGLVDAIGGEDEALDWLVKEKGIDPALRVVEWEKESDRPGLFSAAVLRVFARQLGLAPDALDGALLPSWLPRLQLDGLLSVWQAPSEGGAEGAVR from the coding sequence ATGGCCTTGGGAGCGGAAGACATCATCGAGCGGCGGCGCCTGCGGCGTAAGCTCGTCTTCTGGCGCGTGCTGGGCGTCCTCGCCTTCATCGCCGCCGTCGTCGTCGCGGCCATGCTCGCCGCGGGGCCGGAGCGGCTTGCCGGGCGGGCGATGCCGCACGTAGCGCGCATCTCGATCGACGGCTTCATCACCGACGACCGCGAGCAGCTCGAGCTCATCGACCGTCTCGCCAGGAACGATGCGGTGCGCGCCGTCATTGTCTCGATCGATTCCGGCGGCGGCGCCACCGTCGGCGGCGAGGCGCTCTACGACAAGCTGCGCGCCCTCTCCGCCCGCAAGCCGACCGTCGCCTCGATCAAGACGCTGGGCGCCTCCGCCGCCTATATGGCCGCCATCGCCACCGATCAGGTCTTCGCCTACCGCTCGTCGATCACCGGCTCGATCGGCGTCCTGTTCCAGTCGCCTGAACTGTCGGAAGCGATGAAGAAGCTCGGGATCGGCCTCACCGAGGTGAAATCCTCGCCACTCAAGGCCGCGCCCTCGCCCTTCCAGCCGGCCAGCCCGGAATCGCTCGCCGTGATCAAGAGCCTCATCGACGACACCTACAACTGGTTCGTCGACATCGTCGCCGAGCGGCGCAAGCTCGACCGGCCGACCGCCGTGACGCTGGCCGACGGGCGCGTCTATTCGGGCCAGCAGGCCAAGGCCGCCGGCCTCGTCGACGCCATCGGCGGCGAAGACGAGGCGCTCGACTGGCTGGTCAAGGAAAAAGGCATCGACCCGGCCCTCAGGGTCGTCGAATGGGAGAAGGAGAGCGACCGGCCCGGCCTCTTCTCCGCGGCGGTGTTGCGCGTCTTCGCGCGCCAGCTCGGTCTCGCGCCTGACGCGCTCGACGGAGCGCTTCTCCCCTCATGGTTGCCCCGGCTGCAGCTTGACGGTCTTCTTTCGGTTTGGCAGGCTCCCTCCGAGGGCGGCGCGGAAGGGGCAGTGCGATGA
- the ihfB gene encoding integration host factor subunit beta, with the protein MIKSELVQRIAEQNPHLYQRDVEHIVNSILDEIVDALARGDRVELRGFGAFSVKNRPARQGRNPRTGTKVEVTEKFVPFFKTGKEMRERLNPDE; encoded by the coding sequence ATGATCAAGTCGGAGCTTGTCCAGAGGATTGCCGAGCAGAATCCGCATCTCTACCAGCGCGACGTCGAGCATATCGTGAACTCGATCCTCGACGAGATCGTCGATGCTCTGGCCCGGGGCGACCGGGTGGAGCTGCGCGGCTTCGGCGCCTTCTCCGTGAAGAACCGGCCCGCGCGGCAGGGACGCAACCCGAGGACGGGTACCAAGGTTGAGGTCACGGAGAAGTTCGTGCCCTTCTTCAAGACCGGCAAGGAGATGCGCGAGCGTCTCAATCCGGACGAATAG
- a CDS encoding lipopolysaccharide assembly protein LapA domain-containing protein, with translation MKRVIAAVILVPLAVVLVALAVANRHGVTLSLDPFNGDAPAAALTLPLYVLVFAALLVGVVIGGVGAWFGQGRWRRQARSLKREAKVVKRENEAYRAAAASSPAATLPIVRRDAA, from the coding sequence ATGAAGCGTGTGATCGCCGCCGTCATCCTCGTCCCGCTCGCCGTCGTCCTCGTGGCGCTGGCGGTGGCCAATCGGCATGGCGTCACCCTGTCGCTCGATCCCTTCAACGGCGACGCGCCGGCCGCCGCGCTCACGCTGCCGCTCTATGTGCTCGTCTTCGCCGCCCTGCTGGTCGGGGTGGTCATCGGCGGCGTCGGCGCCTGGTTCGGACAGGGTCGATGGCGTCGCCAGGCGCGCAGCCTGAAGCGCGAGGCGAAGGTGGTGAAGCGGGAGAACGAGGCCTATCGCGCCGCCGCCGCTTCCTCTCCCGCCGCGACGCTCCCGATCGTCCGACGCGACGCAGCCTGA
- a CDS encoding phosphoribosylanthranilate isomerase, whose amino-acid sequence MSGPRSTPPVIVKICGISTPETLEASLGAGADMIGFNFFPKSPRAVSLEAGSALAGRVAGRAEIVALTVDMGDDEIAAIVAAVRPDWLQLHGKEPPERVAALQDRFGLGVLKAIGIRGPDDLAEVAAHAGVADRLLLDAKAPAGAALPGGNGRVFDWSLLDGLDPALPYMLSGGLDAGNVAEAIARTGTRGVDVSSGVETAPGVKDAALIEAFIAAARSGADSVPASSGEGTTT is encoded by the coding sequence ATGTCCGGTCCTAGATCCACTCCGCCCGTGATCGTGAAGATCTGCGGGATTTCCACGCCCGAGACCCTCGAGGCCTCGCTCGGCGCCGGTGCCGACATGATCGGCTTCAACTTCTTCCCCAAGAGCCCGCGCGCGGTCTCGCTGGAGGCGGGCAGCGCACTCGCCGGCCGCGTGGCCGGCCGGGCCGAGATCGTCGCGCTCACCGTCGACATGGGCGATGACGAGATCGCGGCGATCGTCGCGGCCGTCCGGCCCGACTGGTTGCAGCTGCATGGCAAGGAGCCGCCCGAGCGGGTCGCCGCGTTGCAGGATCGGTTCGGGCTCGGCGTCCTCAAGGCGATCGGCATCCGCGGCCCAGACGACCTCGCCGAGGTGGCCGCCCATGCCGGCGTCGCCGACCGGCTGCTGCTCGACGCCAAGGCGCCGGCCGGTGCGGCGCTGCCGGGCGGCAACGGGCGCGTCTTCGACTGGTCGCTGCTCGATGGTCTTGACCCGGCGCTGCCCTATATGCTGTCCGGAGGGCTCGATGCTGGCAATGTTGCCGAGGCGATCGCGCGTACCGGCACCCGCGGTGTGGACGTCTCGTCGGGTGTCGAGACCGCGCCGGGCGTCAAGGACGCGGCACTGATCGAAGCTTTCATCGCGGCCGCGCGCAGCGGCGCCGACAGCGTGCCGGCATCGTCCGGCGAGGGGACCACCACGTGA